The Lutibacter profundi region TTGCTACAACCGAAAAATCTCCGATTTTCCAGTCGCACAAATCTTATAAAAGCCCGTTGTGCGGCATACGAAAAAAGAGCCAACGCACAAATAGCACATTTGGTTTTTGCCGACACGAAAGCCAACGCAGAAAAAACCAAAAGAGCTATTTTTTTGCCAACGCTCGAATAAAATAGGAATAGAAATGCTTGAAATAAGAAAAGGAACAGCAGCAAAAAATTACGAAAACACCTTTTTTAGAGAGTTTGCTGAAAATTTGAGCAATCTTTTTGACAAGTACTCACGGGAAGGACTTTTGATAGCAAATTCGGAATGTGAATTAGAAAAACGTTTGCAAATTGATGCATTACTTATTACTACAAATGCTGTCTGTATCATTGACTTCAAAAACTTCGGGGGAAAAATCACTTTACCCAAAAACGCTAAATCAGAATTTGATTTTGGTAGATGGACAAATGAAAAAGGAGATATTATCAAAGGTGGAAGTTCAATAAATCCATTTATTCAACTCAAAAACCAAAAAGACAGATTTATTAAGGTTGTTGAAAAGCAAATTCAAAAGAAACTTTCTAAATCTGATTGTTTTAATCCTTATCACACAGTAAGAACTGTTTGTTTTCAGAAAACCATCGAACTGATTGGCTCAATACCATCCAAAGAGGAATTGAATTTCTTTATAATTGACAAGAGTAATTACCTTGAAAAAATCAGAGATATTATTGATATTACTGATAAAGAAGTCTCTCTTTCGAAAAGTTCATTTGACCTTTTCAAAACCGTATTTCTAGCAGATAAATTTGACATATCAGAACAATATGAGCAAACAACTGACTTTGCAAAATATCAAACAGAATTAGACTTTGAAAACCTTTATCCTGACCAAAAATCTGCTCTTAATGAAATAGAAAGTTTTATCAATTCTGATAAGGATCGATTTTTTGTACTGCAAGGAACTTCATTGAGCGGAAAAACCCACTTAATACCATTTATTCAAGATGTTGCTTTTAATAATGGAATATCTGAAGTAAAGCTTTTTGCATCATCTGGGCGTGTAGCTCACAATTTACTAAAAGACAGTAATTTGGAATTCAATAGTATGTATTCGTACATCTATGGTGGCAACACACAAAATGAAGAGCGAGAAGAAACAGAAGATACAAAGACTGATGAAACGCTGAACTTAGAAATCGTTCCCTTAAAAAAATCAGACGATACAGAAGAAGCTATTTTTATAGTTGACGAATCCCATTTGGTTTCAGACAATTATCACCAGTCAATTGATTTAAGGTTTGGTTCGGGTAAATTACTTGAGGACTTTATCGGATTTACAGACCTTAAAGAATCAAAGCGAAAAATTATTTTTGTTGGTGATAGCTTTCAGCTTTCTATCGGTAAAAAAGAAGAAAGTGCTTTAAACCCTGATTACTTATCGGAAAAATATGAGCAGAAATCAAAAGCATTTCAACTAATTGACAAAGAAAACAAATCTCCTATTGTTGAACAAGCTTTAATAGCTGTTGACTGTATAAGAAATCAATCTTTCAACACCCTTTCATTTAGCTTTAGTGAAACCTTAAAAGAGATAACCAAAGACAAACTTTTACGTCAAATCGAAAAATCGCTTAAATCTAATCGTTCTTCGCATATTCTATGTTTTTCAAACTATGATGCCCAAAAAGTAAACTTTTGGATAAAGAAATCCATTATTAAAAATGGAAGTGATTTACAACCAAAAGATTTAATTCTTTTTGGTAACAATATTCGCGTGGAAGATGAAAATGACCCTTTTGCAGAACCTAAGAAAATATACAACGGACAGTTCGGCAATATAATTAGTGTTTCAAAACCGATTACGAAAAAAAACAAGCTTCTAACACCTTTGACATTTCGGGAAGTTTCAATTCAGCTACACGAAACAAATCACATATTAAAGTTTTTGAGTTTTGAAAATTTCCGATTGAGTGATAAAGGCGAACTTTCAAAGGAAGAAATTATATCATATAAAATTCTATTGAACCAACTCGCTGAAATAGAATTGGAAAACTTCAAAAATGGTAAATATCACGCAGATGAAGAATTGAAAGAATTACTTGTAAAACTAAAAGACGGAAAAAGAGTAAAAACTAAAGTCCTTTCAAGAATACAGCGACTTTTAAGCAATATGCCATCAACCGATTATTATCAATTCAAAAATTCGGCACAGTTGCGATTTGGTTGGGCATTGACCGTACATAAAGCAATGTCTTATAAGTGGGATGAAGTCTTTTTTAATACAGAAACTGGTGGAGGAAAAACAAATGAGACTTATTTTAAGTGGGTCTATACCGCTTTAATTAGAGCAACACAAAAAGTAAGTTTAATTAACTATGAGCCAATTTCACCATTTTATAAAATTGACATCAAATCCTCAGCAACTCTACAAACAAGCGGAAAGGAACTGTTCTTTGTAGCGGATATATTAGTTGACTTATCAAACACTAACAAAGAAATTTCTGATAAATTCAAATTCCCTGATGTTGAGAATAAATCTGCACTTCTTCAACTTTATCAGTTCATTTATCATAAAATTGAAAATCAAAAGCTAAAAGTAAAATCAATCAATCATCCTGATTATCAAGAATTATACGAAATTAAAGGTAGTAATGGAGAGTTAGCAACACTATCAATATATTATAACAAAAAGGGGCAATTCAAGTTACCCACTCTAATGAAATCTCAACCAAAAGAGTTTGGAGCGGAGATTTTGGAAATACTGAAATCCAACAATAAAATATCTGACTTTGGTTTTATTAAGGATACTTGGAGAGTATCAGTTTATGAAAAGCTAAATGGCAAATTAACTTCCTTTGACATAGGAATAGGATATATAATTCAAGCACCATATAAGGACACTATTCAATTTATAAAAGGTAAGAATGTACTAATTGTCGATATGTATTATGATGGTGATGGTTTTTTCTCAACTGTTTCAGCTTCTTCTTGTACAGAAAGTAGTTTGTGGGATGAATTCCAATCAATTATTAATGAGCTAAAAGGTAAATAATGGCATCATTATATGATTTTAGCAGACATATAGCCGATTTGAAAAGAGAAAAGAAATATGCTGATGCACTTTCTTTTTTCAAGGAGAATAAAGCTGATTTCTCAAATGAGCAGATTGCTAATAATGAGTACCTCATTTCCGATATTATTTCCTGTTTGAGATACACGAATTATTTTGATGCTGGATTCCAGTTTTTAAAAATCTATAATATTCAAATCAATAGTGATACTAAAGAAAGAATTCTGAATGCTTACGGTTGGCTATTATGGTCAAAGTACAAATCTGAGAACTCAACCGTGTCAGACATTGAAGAAGAACATCATTTTTTTGAGGATGATGAAGAAGTAAATCAAGAAGATAATTTCCATTACGATAAAAGCGAACTAATTGAGCGAATAGAAACTCTAATCCCGTTGCTTTTAGAACTAAATAATGATTTCTCTAAAACCCTTATTTCTAATCTCTTTTCAATCGTTTTAAAAAGCGAAAAAAAGAAACCAGCTCCCAATTGGAAGTTAGTTAACGATTTTTGTAATCATATTAACCCTGAAGTTCTCTCACGCGAATGTTCAACCATACAAATTGAAAGGAAAGGTCAAATGAGAGATATGGAATTAGCATCTGACATTGAGAATTGGTACGCATACAAAACCAAAGCCCTTATGAAATTAGGGGAATGGCAAGAATGTTTTGAGAAATCTAAAGAGGCTCTTGTTATATTGGAAAGCTTCCATTATTCAAATGATGTTTGGTTTTCAAGGCGGATTGCCCTTTCAAAAAAAAATTTGGGAAATACAAAAGATACTATTGAAGAACTAAAACACATACTTCGTAAGAAAAAGGAGTGGTTTATTCAAAAGGAATTAGCAGAATTATATTTTGATGAGAATGATTTAGAAAATGCTTTTAAGTATGCTATTCAAGCAATTACTAATTTTGGACATTTGGAGTTTAAAGTTGATTTACTATTTCTATTAGGCAAAATTTTAAACAAGAAAGACGAAACAGATTTAGCCTTTAAGCACTTTTCTTTATCTAAACTCATAAGACAAGTTGAAGAATGGAAAATACCTCAAAAAGTATTTGATGAATTACGAAACTTTGAAAGTGTAGAAATCAATATCAATGATATAGGTAAGTTAAAATTAGAACTTAAAAAATATTGGAATGGTTTTTCTCAAGAGAAGAAGAAGTCATTTTCTAATACAAAAGGGACTCAAAAAGGAGAAATTATAAGAATAATAAATGATAATGAAAGAGGAAAAGATGGCTTTTTGAAAAGTAATAACAAAGACTTCTATTTTTCGTTATCATCAAAATTTTATTTAACGGGAAAAGTTGAAATAGGTACAATAGTTGAATTTATTGTAATACCTTCAAAAGATGGAAAAAAGGAACAAACAAGAATAAAAAAGATTATAAAATGAAACCCTACGCTAAAAGCCATACACATTTGCAATTCGCACCAGCCAACGCTACAACCAAAAATTGCAAAAGAGTATGTCTTTGCCAACGCTAACAGACAGACGAAAAAAAAGTACGACCGCACAACAAGGTGTATAAATCATTGGGCGATAAGTAGTTAAATGATAATTATAAATATAAACTAACATAACGGTAAACTGAAAATGAAGTGCTACGAAATGCCCAACGCTTCATACACAAACCGTTAGCACACATAAGGTATGATAAAGGGACATCGTTTACAAAGTTAAAGAGACATAGTTTACACTTTTTAGGTTGTAATTTGAGAAATAAAATCAAATTATTATGCCTTGGAAAGAAACAACAACTATGGAACAAAAAATTGAATTTATTTGTGAATGGAGAACTGGAAAATATACCATCACAGAATTATGTAAAAACTTTGAAATCTCAAGACCCACCGCCTATAAGTTAATAAATAGGTTTGAAAAACAAGGTTTTGAAGGCTTAAAAGAGCAATCAAGAACTCCAAAGGAACATCCAAATGCGACAAAGGAAAATATTGTTGATGGGATACTTAAATTAAAGAAAAAACACCCACGCTGGGGAGCTAAAAAAATCAATAAACTATTGTTTAACGATTTTACAGAAAATGAGATCCCCTCGGTGGTTACTGTTCACAACATACTCAAAAGACACGGTTTAGTATGCCCTCAAAAAAGGTTAAGAAGAGTCAAACCTGTATATCCTATTTTTGATCCAAAAGTGTGTAATGAAGTATGGAGTGCAGATTACAAAGGAAAGTTTTTAATGGGTAATAAAGTGTATTGTCACCCACTGACCATTGCTGATTCCAAAAGTAGATTTTTATTCACAGCTAAAGGACATTATAAAGAAACTTTAAAGTACGCAAAGGCTGAATTTACAAAGGTTTTTAGGAAATATGGAATCCCTAAACAACTCCACACAGACAACGGAAGTCCCTTTGGGTCTGTTCGTGCTATTCAACGATTTACACAACTCTCCTATTGGTTTATTGAACTTGGAATTATACCCGTTTTTTCTGACCCAGCACACCCAGAACAAAACGGAAGACACGAACGTATGCATCGCGATTTAAAAGCGGCTTGTGCCAAACCTTCAGCCTATGACTTAAAAGCACAACAAAGACGTTTAAATCACTTTGTAAAAGAATATAATCACATAAGACCTCACGAAGCCTTAGGGATGGAAACACCTGCTTCAATGCATAACTTTTCCTCCAGACCTTTTCCTGAAAAAATACCTAACTTTGACTATAATTCAAATCTCAAAATTTTAAAAGTAACTCAAAATGGAGCAATCAGATGGAAGTCGTATTATTGGGTATATTTAACAGCAGCTTTAAAAGGAAAATACGTAGGTATTGAAGATTTAGGTAATGGAATTTGGAAAGTCTTTTATAGAGACGTATTTTTAGGTTTCTTTAATGAAACACAATTAAGAAATAAAGAAAAGTCAATAAGGTTAGAAACTAATTTAGTGTAAAGTCTAATCTTTAACTTGTGTAAACTATGTATCTTAACGAACATAAGATGAAAAAGATTATTCTGATAATATTGATAATAATTTCGAGTCTAACTTACGGACAAGAAGTTGGAGTTCAAAATCTATCTGATGCTGCAATAGAACTTACAAGACAAAAAGTAACTTACGACCCAAGTTATTTCTCAATCAATTACCCAAACGGAGATATTCCGAGTGATAAAGGAGTTTGTACAGATGTCATAATAAGAGCTTTCCGAAAAACTGGAATTGATTTGCAAAAAGAAGTTCACGAGGATATGAAATCTAACTTTAATCTCTATCCGAAAAATTGGGGATTAAAAACAACTGATAAAAATATTGACCATCGGAGAGTTCCTAATTTGATGAAATTCTTTGAGAGAAAAGGAACTGTAAAAGTTAAATCGACAAACCCGAGTGATTATAAACCGGGAGATATAATTTGTTGGAATTTATCGGGAGGAATTACTCACATTGGAATTGTTGTAAAAAGAAAATCATCAGATAATAAAAGATATTTGATTGTTCACAATATCGGAGCAGGACAAGTTTTAGAGGACTGTATGTTTGATTTTAGGATTATTGGACATTATAGATACGATTGATAAAACGTGTGCTAACACCTCATAAAATTTATGCTTACATTTAAACAAAATAACGAACAGACAAACATTCAACTAACGATTTGCTACAACCGAAAAATCTCCGATTTTCCAGTCGCACAAATCTTATAAAAACTCGTTGGCTTTAATTTGACTAAATAACCAAATGACAGAATCTATTAAACATTTTTTTAATTTATTATTTGATAATTCAAAATCTTGGACATTCAGAACTGCTGCTGGAATTTCAATAATTGGATTTTTAATACTTACTGACATAACTTTAAGTTTTACTTATAATATTTACATTAATAACAAAATTGACCAATTAGAAAAAATACAAACTCTCAAAAAAGATTATAAATATGACTCTTTGAAACTCAAAAAAATTGTATTTCTTGAAAATAAAATACTTAACAAAGAGCATTACACAGAATTTTTATCTCGTAATTTATCAAATATATCTTTCAAATCAAGTATTAAAGACCAAAACGTAAACCAAAGTACAACCGATACTATAACGACTACGAAACCCATACAATCATTATTTTGGATGGTTTTTTCATCAAATTATTTATTAGTCTTAATTTCACCTTTTTTAATTCTTTTGCCAGTTTATAATAGAGAAAGTAGAACTGGGGCTGGAATTTTAGGATGGTTTGCATCATTAGTAATGATTGTAGCAATCGTAACTTTGATAACTTGGATTTCATACCAAATACCATTAATTTGGCATAATCCGATTTGGAATTATATTCTGAATTTTTTAATACACACTTTACTTTTGATTTTAATTGTAAAACTGAATAAAAAAAACTAAAGCCAACAATGCGTAAAAAAAATTGCTTAATTCTATTAAATACTTTATTTTTCATTTCTAATTATTTTTTAATTATTAATCGGAAAATAACGGTTTTAAATCCGCAACTTTCCTTACTCTAACCGTTGGCTGTAATAACACGAAAAAGATAAAAATGACACCGAAACAAGTAGAAAGAATAAAAAATAAAATCACGAAAATTAAACGTGCGCTTTCTGCTGACAAAAAACGTTGGGGAGGATATTATGATGACAGCCGAGGACTTCGATATTTACCACCAGAATTATATTTAAAAATAAACGATTATTCAGGAGCTTTAAGATATTATAACTGGTTTGATAAAAATTTCCCTGAGGACTCAGGATATCCAATATTTCTTTTTGAATGGACTATTACCCTTTTTAAAACTAAACGGATTAAACAGGCTGAGAAAAAGGTTATGGAAACATTTTACTCTAACACGTATTTGATTGACAAATTTTTAAACAAAGAATTACTTGACTTTGGCAAATTAGAGAATTCAAATTGGGAATATTCGAGTTTAGTTGAACAATTAATTTATTCAAAAGACCAAAACGAGTTAATTGATTTTGCTGACTGGTTAGAGAATTTTATTACTACTGAAAAATTTAAAGCTTTTGCCAATAAATTCATCGAAATTGAAAGTGTTTTAAAAACAGAGCCGATTGGAGAGAAAAGAACAAAACTTGTTAAAGAAAAATATAAACTGATAGATAATATTAACGATTAAAAACTACAGCCAACACCTCATAAAATTTATGCTTACATTTAAACTAAATAACGAACCGACAAACATTCAACTAACGATTTGCTTCAACCGAAAAATCTCCGATTTTCCAATCGCACAAATCTTATAAAAACTCGTTACCACACATAAAAACTGAAATAAATTTTGAATAACAATATTTTGTACTTAATTTTGTACATAATTAAAATTATTGAATTATGATTACAACGACAATATCAGATTTCAGAAAAGATATAAAGGATTACTTTAATAGAGTTACAGAAAACTTTGAGACACTAATTATTAACCGAGGTAAAAACACGGGAGTTGTAGTGATTTCTTTAGAAGAATACAATTCTCTTATTACAACTCAACACGAAATGTCTTCAGAAAAAAATAGAGCAAGGTTAGATTCTGCAATTGAGAAATTTAAAAAAGGAGATTCTTTTAACAAAAATCTTCTTGAGTAATGAAATATGTATTTGTAGATGAATCTTGGGATGATTATCTGTATTGGCAGAAAATTGATAAAAGAATACTAAAAAGAATAAATTTACTTCTAAAAGATATTTCCAGACAGCCTTATGATGGAATAGGAAAACCTGAGCCATTGAAACATAATTATCGAGGGTTTTGGTCGAGAAGAATTGATGGAGAGCATAGATTAATTTATCAAGTTAGAGATGATGAAATTAGAATAATAAAATGTAGATTTCATTATGATTAAAAACGTGTGGTAACACCTCATAAAATTTATGCTTAAATTTGAACTAGTACGAAATGACAAACATTTTAACAAACCGATTTGCTACAACCGAAAAATCTCCGATTTTCCAGTCGCACAAATCTTATAAAAGCCCGTTGGCAAATATGGCGGATTATGCTCAGATTTTATAAAAGTTATTTAAAATGGAAATTTAGAAAGCCGACAAATTTCAGATTATT contains the following coding sequences:
- a CDS encoding NERD domain-containing protein/DEAD/DEAH box helicase — protein: MLEIRKGTAAKNYENTFFREFAENLSNLFDKYSREGLLIANSECELEKRLQIDALLITTNAVCIIDFKNFGGKITLPKNAKSEFDFGRWTNEKGDIIKGGSSINPFIQLKNQKDRFIKVVEKQIQKKLSKSDCFNPYHTVRTVCFQKTIELIGSIPSKEELNFFIIDKSNYLEKIRDIIDITDKEVSLSKSSFDLFKTVFLADKFDISEQYEQTTDFAKYQTELDFENLYPDQKSALNEIESFINSDKDRFFVLQGTSLSGKTHLIPFIQDVAFNNGISEVKLFASSGRVAHNLLKDSNLEFNSMYSYIYGGNTQNEEREETEDTKTDETLNLEIVPLKKSDDTEEAIFIVDESHLVSDNYHQSIDLRFGSGKLLEDFIGFTDLKESKRKIIFVGDSFQLSIGKKEESALNPDYLSEKYEQKSKAFQLIDKENKSPIVEQALIAVDCIRNQSFNTLSFSFSETLKEITKDKLLRQIEKSLKSNRSSHILCFSNYDAQKVNFWIKKSIIKNGSDLQPKDLILFGNNIRVEDENDPFAEPKKIYNGQFGNIISVSKPITKKNKLLTPLTFREVSIQLHETNHILKFLSFENFRLSDKGELSKEEIISYKILLNQLAEIELENFKNGKYHADEELKELLVKLKDGKRVKTKVLSRIQRLLSNMPSTDYYQFKNSAQLRFGWALTVHKAMSYKWDEVFFNTETGGGKTNETYFKWVYTALIRATQKVSLINYEPISPFYKIDIKSSATLQTSGKELFFVADILVDLSNTNKEISDKFKFPDVENKSALLQLYQFIYHKIENQKLKVKSINHPDYQELYEIKGSNGELATLSIYYNKKGQFKLPTLMKSQPKEFGAEILEILKSNNKISDFGFIKDTWRVSVYEKLNGKLTSFDIGIGYIIQAPYKDTIQFIKGKNVLIVDMYYDGDGFFSTVSASSCTESSLWDEFQSIINELKGK
- a CDS encoding tetratricopeptide repeat protein — protein: MASLYDFSRHIADLKREKKYADALSFFKENKADFSNEQIANNEYLISDIISCLRYTNYFDAGFQFLKIYNIQINSDTKERILNAYGWLLWSKYKSENSTVSDIEEEHHFFEDDEEVNQEDNFHYDKSELIERIETLIPLLLELNNDFSKTLISNLFSIVLKSEKKKPAPNWKLVNDFCNHINPEVLSRECSTIQIERKGQMRDMELASDIENWYAYKTKALMKLGEWQECFEKSKEALVILESFHYSNDVWFSRRIALSKKNLGNTKDTIEELKHILRKKKEWFIQKELAELYFDENDLENAFKYAIQAITNFGHLEFKVDLLFLLGKILNKKDETDLAFKHFSLSKLIRQVEEWKIPQKVFDELRNFESVEININDIGKLKLELKKYWNGFSQEKKKSFSNTKGTQKGEIIRIINDNERGKDGFLKSNNKDFYFSLSSKFYLTGKVEIGTIVEFIVIPSKDGKKEQTRIKKIIK
- a CDS encoding integrase core domain-containing protein; its protein translation is MPWKETTTMEQKIEFICEWRTGKYTITELCKNFEISRPTAYKLINRFEKQGFEGLKEQSRTPKEHPNATKENIVDGILKLKKKHPRWGAKKINKLLFNDFTENEIPSVVTVHNILKRHGLVCPQKRLRRVKPVYPIFDPKVCNEVWSADYKGKFLMGNKVYCHPLTIADSKSRFLFTAKGHYKETLKYAKAEFTKVFRKYGIPKQLHTDNGSPFGSVRAIQRFTQLSYWFIELGIIPVFSDPAHPEQNGRHERMHRDLKAACAKPSAYDLKAQQRRLNHFVKEYNHIRPHEALGMETPASMHNFSSRPFPEKIPNFDYNSNLKILKVTQNGAIRWKSYYWVYLTAALKGKYVGIEDLGNGIWKVFYRDVFLGFFNETQLRNKEKSIRLETNLV
- a CDS encoding DUF1287 domain-containing protein produces the protein MKKIILIILIIISSLTYGQEVGVQNLSDAAIELTRQKVTYDPSYFSINYPNGDIPSDKGVCTDVIIRAFRKTGIDLQKEVHEDMKSNFNLYPKNWGLKTTDKNIDHRRVPNLMKFFERKGTVKVKSTNPSDYKPGDIICWNLSGGITHIGIVVKRKSSDNKRYLIVHNIGAGQVLEDCMFDFRIIGHYRYD
- a CDS encoding type II toxin-antitoxin system Phd/YefM family antitoxin, with protein sequence MITTTISDFRKDIKDYFNRVTENFETLIINRGKNTGVVVISLEEYNSLITTQHEMSSEKNRARLDSAIEKFKKGDSFNKNLLE
- a CDS encoding Txe/YoeB family addiction module toxin, with protein sequence MKYVFVDESWDDYLYWQKIDKRILKRINLLLKDISRQPYDGIGKPEPLKHNYRGFWSRRIDGEHRLIYQVRDDEIRIIKCRFHYD